In a single window of the Cryptococcus tetragattii IND107 chromosome 1, whole genome shotgun sequence genome:
- a CDS encoding mitochondrial 54S ribosomal protein mL54, protein MIALRLLTSLASRRPIQVARIGAASFSSSSSFASPKTKSGRTVVSSCPAGTPLTNLSILKDKPDPVALPDDQYPAWLWTLLEDTSKAHKAQENAVHLTQEGESGFNVQAEKRKLKNLNRQNIKATNYLKSTA, encoded by the exons ATGATTGCCTTAAGACTCCTCACCAGCCTGGCAAGCAGGCGGCCAATACAGGTTGCTCGAATTGGTgctgcctctttctcctcttcctcgtctttcGCCTCTCCTAAAACTAAGTCCGGAAGGA CTGTTGTTTCCTCATGCCCCGCCGGAACTCCTCTTAccaacctctccatcctcaaagacaAGCCTGACCCCGTCGCTCTTCCCGACGATCAGTACCCAGCATGGTTGTGGACTTTACTGGAAGATACTAGCAAGGCGCACAAGGCGCAGGAGAATGCTGTTCACTTGACCCAAGAGGGAGAATCAGGTTTTAACGTACaagcggagaagaggaagttgaagaattT AAATCGACAAAATATCAAGGCTACTAACTACCTGAAGTCAACGGCATAG